AGCCGCATGCGTCACATCACGCGGCGGGTGCGGGGTACGGCCAGCAGCCGCTCTACCCGGAGCCCTCCCCGCCGTCGCTCGCCGACGCGGTGCGGGCCTTCACCACCGGATCGATGTCGGCCGAGGACTTCCAGCAGATCTTCGCCGGGTCGAAGGTCTACTGCCCGCGCGGTGACAACCCCGGCTTCCTGGCGCTGCACAACACCCAGCAGCCGGTGATCCCCATGTTCACCTCGCTCAAGGAGCTGCGGAGGTACGCGGGCAAGGAGTCCAAATACTTCGTGATCACCGGTGCCGAGGTGATCGACCTGCTGCCCACCGGCTATGGCTTCGTCCTCGACATGGAGGGCGAGCACCGGATCGTCTTCGACGCGAAGGCGGTGGAGCAGATGGTGGACTTCGCCATGCGCCGTATGTACGGCTAGATCCACATACGTCCGGATATCACCGGTCGCCTCGTAGGGCGCTCGGGTGGAAATAAATGCCCTCTTGCGGGTCGTTCACCGTTCAATTAAGTTGAATGGTGAACGACCGAGGAGGCCGTCATGCCCGCAGTGACCGTAGAGAACCCGCTGACCCTGCCGCGCGTCGCGGCGCCCGCCGAGGCACGACAGCGCCCCGTGCTCGCCGTCACGACCGCTCCCAGTGGTTTCGAGGGCGAGGGCTTCCCGGTGCGCCGGGCCTTCGCCGGTATCGACTACAAGCACCTCGACCCGTTCATCATGATGGACCAGATGGGCGAGGTGGAGTACGCGCCGGGCGAGCCCAAGGGCACCCCCTGGCACCCCCACCGCGGCTTCGAGACCGTCACCTACATCATCGACGGCGTCTTCGACCACCAGGACTCGCAGGGCGGTGGCGGCACGATCACCAACGGTGACACCCAGTGGATGACGGCCGGCTCCGGCCTCCTCCACATCGAGGCCCCGCCGGAGTCCCTGGTCGTGTCGGGCGGCCTCTTCCACGGCCTCCAGCTGTGGGTGAACCTCCCGGCCAAGGACAAGATGATGCCCCCGCGCTACCAGGACATCCGCGGTGGCCAGGTCCAGCTGCTGACCTCCCCCGACGGCGGCGCGCTGCTCCGCGTCATCGCCGGTGAGCTGGACGGCCACGCCGGTCCCGGGATCACCCACACCCCGATCACGATGGTGCACGCCACGCTTGCTCCGGGTGCGGAGATCACCCTGCCCTGGCGCGAGGACTTCAACGGCCTCGCGTATGTGCTCGCGGGCCGCGGTGCGGTCGGCGCGGAGCGGCGTCCGATCCACCTGGGCCAGGCCGCCGTCTTCGGAGCCGGTTCCGCGCTGACCGTGCGCGCGGACGAGAAGCAGGACGCGAGCACGCCGGACCTGGAGGTCGTGCTGCTCGGCGGGCGGCCCATCCGTGAGCCGATGGCGCATTACGGGCCGTTCGTGATGAACACCAGGGCCGAGCTTCAGCAGGCGTTCGAGGACTTCCAGAAGGGTCGTCTGGGGACCATTCCGGCGGTGCACGGGATGTCCGAGGGCGGAATGTAGGGCTCGCCGGGACCGCATGAGTCCGCCCGCCCGCGCTGCGATGGCGCGGGCGGGCGGATGACCCGTCGTTCCGTGATGACTCAGTGTTGCCCGGCGCGACGCTTCCGGGTCACGAACGCGGCTGCCGCGCCCGCACCGGCCAGCAGGGCGCTGAGGGAGATGATCTCCAGCAGGGCGGACGTGCCCGTGTTGGCCAGCGAACCGCCGCCTCCGTCAGTCCCTGAGCCTCCGCTGGTCCCCGAGCCACCGCCTCCGCTGGTCCCCGAGCCTCCGCCTGTCCCGGAGCCTCCGCTTGTCCCGGAGCCTCCGCCAGACTGGGGGCCTGGCTCGTTGGGCGGCTCAGAGGTGGGCGGCTGCGACGACGGAGTGGGCGTCGGCGTGGGAGCCGGCGGTTTCTGCTTGGGGATGTACACGCCGGCGTCGATCGTGTGATCGACCTCTCCCGGCTTGTCCGGAGCCGTGACAGGTGCGCGTCCGTTGCACAGCCGCCCGGTCGTCGGCGGGGTCACATTCGAGTCATGTGCCCGGTTGGCACCGGCCCGCGGGAGCGTGAACCGCAGCCTGGTGGCCGGCGGCTGATTCGGCACCTTGTCGGTGTCCGCGGTACACACGTCGAACTGCACCGTGTATTTGGCGCCCGGCTTCAGCTCATACGCGGCGCCGACGCCACCGAAGTAGTACTCGCCGACGGCATCGGTCTTGGTCGTGGCGACCTGCTTGCCATCGGCGTCCAACAGATTGACCGTCGCGTCCGGCAGCGGCACTTCGTTGCGACCCTCGGGATCCTGGATCCCATTGTGGTCGCCGTCGAACCACACCCGATTGCCGATCTGGATCGGCGCGTTCGCCGCCTCGTAGGCGATATCGCCGAGCCCACCGGCCTTACCGAACCCGCCTTGTTCCCGGCTGACGAACTGGAACCCGTTGGCGGTCGGGTTATTGCCCGGGCCCTGGCCGGTGGTGATGTTGTGGTACCCGGTCCCTGAGGTCGCGACGTCGGCGACCGGGTCGAACTCCGTGCTGACCACCCACTGCTGCTGCGGGATATAGGCCACCGACCCCAGCGCGGTCTCCTGGTGCGCGTTGGCGTAGGTGTCGCCCGGGAAGTATTCGACGACATCGGCGGGCTGGCCGCCACTGTTGGCGGGGGTGGCGTGGTTGGGGCAGCTCCCGGTGCCTTCCCACTGGTATTCACCGGTGGGAGTGGCGCAGACCATGGTGATGTCACCACCGGACATGCCGTTTTCCGCCGTGTCGTTCCCCGTGCGGGGGTCCAGCCCTCCCCAACTGAGCACGTCCATGAACCGGTCGCGGAAACCCAGGATCATCGAGCCGTCGCGGGCGAAGGCGAGGGAGGCCAGCTCCGGCTGCGGATCGATGAAGACGTTGCCCGCCTTCCGGTCCTCCCATGTGTCCAGGCTGGTGTTCCACGGGTTCCAGTGGGTGGCCTTGTCGCCGGAACCGAAGACGCTGCCGCGCTTGTCCGTGAGCTGGTGGCTCAGCACCTCGGTGAACCGCCCACCGTCGTAGGTGTAGACGACGGCTTTCAGGTCTTCGCGCTTCTGTGTGCTCTCCGCGCTGCACACGCCGCCGACGTAGAGCTTGTTGTCGTGGACCTGGAGTCCGAACGGCCGCCAGTCGCCGGGGCTCGCGCAGCCCGGGTCCGGGATGCGCACCGTCGCCTTGGGCGCGGATGCCGTGGTCCCGGTCGCGTCGAAGCTGACCAGGGACCGGGTCAGCAGGTTCACCGCGTACAGCGTCGAGCCGTCCTCCGACAGGGCCAGGCCGCCGATGCTCTCCTTGCCCGGCGCGTTGGTGAACCCGGCGTCCTTGATCATGTTGGAGGCGTCGTGCGGCGTCACCGCGGCGCCCGGCACCTTCGCGAACAGGGTCGGCGCGCTCCCACCGTCGGTCGGCGTGGTGTAGATCGCGTTACCGCCGTCCGGCCCGTACGGGGCGTACCGCCGGGCGAACGCGCCCTGGAAGATCCGCTGCCGGTCCTTGTCGTAGGCCAGTGCGAACGTGGTGCCCACCTGGGCCTGTGTGTTGAGCACGGTCGGGCACGCCGTATCGCCAGGACACGTACCTCGCGTGTCCGTCCCGAACGCCACCAGTGCCCGGGTGTCTTGCCCGCCGGCACCATTCTGGACCGGTACGAAATATCGCGAGTCCGGCAGTGCGTAGTCGGCCGCGTTCCAGACCCCGGTAATGACCGAGTCGTCCTTGCCGTCCGACACGTCCACGAACGTCGTGAAGCTGTCGAAGTGGTTTTCCGCCGTCGAGGCCGGTGCCGCCCGCAGATACGTGCTGTAGGGCGCCGGGATGGTGACGTCGACGCGGTACTGGCCGCCGGTCAGTTCGGTCGACTTCGAGATCACCACCTTTCCGGTGGCATCCGTGGTGCCGGAGACCCGATGGCCGGCCGGGTCCGACACCTTGACCTTCATGCCCCGCTGCGGCACATCCATGGTCGTGTTGATCACGCCGGTGCCGAAGAAATCCCGCAGGACCTGAACCGTCAGGGTGCCGTCGCCAGTTGAGGCGGTGGCCGTCCCGGCCGTCGCGCCCATGGTGCTGCCCAACAGTACGAAAGTGCAGAGGCCCACTTGTGCCAGTGGACCCGTACGCTTCCCGGCTGTCCGGCGTAACCTTCCACATACTCTTCGCACAGCCATCACTCTCCCCTCGTGATGTGAACCGACCACCCGTTTCCGGCCGTGTATCCGCTTCCCGGTCCCGGGTGACACGTCGGTCATGAAAAGGGCCCACCGCTGTTTCGGTGGGCCCGGTCGTTCTTGGTCGTCCTGGCGGATGTGGCGAATTCAGGGACTCGGGAGTGCCATTCCCGGACGAGCCGCATTTGGCCTCGCTTCCCACATGGAAACAGCACAAGAGTCTGAATTATCATCCTGAACCGCCTCACCAGCAGCGATACTGTAGCGGGTGTGACCCAAGATCGGGGGGAGAGCAGGGAATGAATAAGCGGAACGGGTTAGCAATGCGCCGGGTACGTAGTCTGAAAATCAGACACGTTTTCTCGCGGCGCGCGGCCGGTCAGCGCCGATGGCTGCGGCCACGTTGGGTC
This genomic interval from Streptomyces asiaticus contains the following:
- a CDS encoding SdrD B-like domain-containing protein: MGATAGTATASTGDGTLTVQVLRDFFGTGVINTTMDVPQRGMKVKVSDPAGHRVSGTTDATGKVVISKSTELTGGQYRVDVTIPAPYSTYLRAAPASTAENHFDSFTTFVDVSDGKDDSVITGVWNAADYALPDSRYFVPVQNGAGGQDTRALVAFGTDTRGTCPGDTACPTVLNTQAQVGTTFALAYDKDRQRIFQGAFARRYAPYGPDGGNAIYTTPTDGGSAPTLFAKVPGAAVTPHDASNMIKDAGFTNAPGKESIGGLALSEDGSTLYAVNLLTRSLVSFDATGTTASAPKATVRIPDPGCASPGDWRPFGLQVHDNKLYVGGVCSAESTQKREDLKAVVYTYDGGRFTEVLSHQLTDKRGSVFGSGDKATHWNPWNTSLDTWEDRKAGNVFIDPQPELASLAFARDGSMILGFRDRFMDVLSWGGLDPRTGNDTAENGMSGGDITMVCATPTGEYQWEGTGSCPNHATPANSGGQPADVVEYFPGDTYANAHQETALGSVAYIPQQQWVVSTEFDPVADVATSGTGYHNITTGQGPGNNPTANGFQFVSREQGGFGKAGGLGDIAYEAANAPIQIGNRVWFDGDHNGIQDPEGRNEVPLPDATVNLLDADGKQVATTKTDAVGEYYFGGVGAAYELKPGAKYTVQFDVCTADTDKVPNQPPATRLRFTLPRAGANRAHDSNVTPPTTGRLCNGRAPVTAPDKPGEVDHTIDAGVYIPKQKPPAPTPTPTPSSQPPTSEPPNEPGPQSGGGSGTSGGSGTGGGSGTSGGGGSGTSGGSGTDGGGGSLANTGTSALLEIISLSALLAGAGAAAAFVTRKRRAGQH
- a CDS encoding pirin family protein — encoded protein: MPAVTVENPLTLPRVAAPAEARQRPVLAVTTAPSGFEGEGFPVRRAFAGIDYKHLDPFIMMDQMGEVEYAPGEPKGTPWHPHRGFETVTYIIDGVFDHQDSQGGGGTITNGDTQWMTAGSGLLHIEAPPESLVVSGGLFHGLQLWVNLPAKDKMMPPRYQDIRGGQVQLLTSPDGGALLRVIAGELDGHAGPGITHTPITMVHATLAPGAEITLPWREDFNGLAYVLAGRGAVGAERRPIHLGQAAVFGAGSALTVRADEKQDASTPDLEVVLLGGRPIREPMAHYGPFVMNTRAELQQAFEDFQKGRLGTIPAVHGMSEGGM
- a CDS encoding SseB family protein, with the translated sequence MYGYDQNASAGQGYAAPPPPPQQQPHASHHAAGAGYGQQPLYPEPSPPSLADAVRAFTTGSMSAEDFQQIFAGSKVYCPRGDNPGFLALHNTQQPVIPMFTSLKELRRYAGKESKYFVITGAEVIDLLPTGYGFVLDMEGEHRIVFDAKAVEQMVDFAMRRMYG